A single window of Syntrophotalea acetylenica DNA harbors:
- the rplM gene encoding 50S ribosomal protein L13 — protein sequence MSTQVAKKSEVKKNWYVVDLDGKVLGRAASEIARVLRGKHKAIYSPSVDTGDFVVVINAEKVKLTGNKLAAKMYYRHSGYPGGLREATAAQMLDKKPEDLIRKAVKGMLPRNKLGRDMIRKLKVYAGGEHPHAAQQPLELNI from the coding sequence ATGAGCACGCAGGTAGCAAAAAAATCCGAAGTCAAAAAGAACTGGTATGTCGTCGACCTGGATGGCAAGGTGCTGGGTCGCGCCGCAAGCGAGATTGCCCGCGTCCTGCGCGGCAAGCACAAGGCGATTTACTCCCCGAGTGTGGATACCGGTGATTTTGTGGTCGTTATCAATGCCGAAAAGGTCAAGCTGACCGGTAATAAACTGGCTGCCAAGATGTATTACCGCCACTCCGGATATCCCGGCGGATTGCGCGAGGCCACTGCCGCGCAAATGCTTGACAAGAAGCCCGAAGATCTGATCAGGAAGGCTGTCAAAGGCATGTTGCCCAGGAACAAGCTGGGCCGGGACATGATCCGCAAGCTGAAGGTGTATGCCGGCGGCGAGCATCCGCATGCTGCCCAGCAGCCGCTTGAATTGAACATTTAA
- the rpsI gene encoding 30S ribosomal protein S9 has protein sequence MAEQRFYATGKRKTSIARVWLQPGEGNITVNRRTLDEYFGRETSKMVIRQPLELTNNVGKFDILVNVCGGGPSGQAGAIKHGITKALLEADPELRAVLKKAGFITRDSRAKERKKYGRKSARARFQFSKR, from the coding sequence ATGGCCGAACAAAGGTTCTACGCAACCGGCAAAAGAAAAACATCCATCGCCCGTGTCTGGCTGCAGCCGGGGGAAGGTAACATTACTGTCAATCGTCGCACCCTGGATGAGTATTTTGGACGGGAAACCTCCAAGATGGTTATTCGCCAGCCTCTTGAACTGACCAACAACGTCGGGAAGTTCGATATTCTGGTCAATGTATGCGGCGGCGGGCCCTCGGGTCAGGCCGGTGCCATCAAGCATGGCATCACCAAGGCTCTGCTCGAGGCCGATCCCGAACTCCGCGCTGTGCTTAAAAAAGCCGGATTCATTACCCGCGACAGCCGTGCCAAGGAGCGCAAAAAATACGGACGCAAATCCGCCCGCGCACGGTTCCAGTTCTCCAAACGTTAA
- the leuB gene encoding 3-isopropylmalate dehydrogenase translates to MKKAFKLAVLPGDGIGPEIMAEAMKVLDAIEQKFGVRFERNFANVGGVAIDTDGKALPDATIALCHASDAILFGSVGGPKWDLLPAEERPERGALLPLRKIFGLFCNFRPAIVFPSLTSASSLKEEIIAGGFDILVVRELTGDVYFAQPKGIEGEGSQRRGFDTMAYSAYEIERIARVAFEAAGKRGKKLVSIDKANVLSSSVLWREVVEQVAADYPDVALTHMYVDNAAMQLVKNPKQFDVVLCPNMFGDILSDEAAMLTGSLGMLPSASLAEGTFGMYEPAGGSAPDIAGKNVANPVAQILSAAMLLRYSCGLPEAAECIEKAVENCLAKGLRTQDIFQNASGEQLVSTSAMGDAVVAEINRA, encoded by the coding sequence ATGAAAAAAGCATTCAAGCTGGCAGTTTTGCCCGGTGACGGTATTGGCCCTGAAATCATGGCAGAGGCCATGAAGGTTCTGGATGCCATTGAACAGAAATTCGGCGTCAGGTTCGAACGCAACTTTGCCAATGTGGGCGGCGTTGCCATCGATACGGATGGAAAGGCGCTGCCCGATGCCACGATCGCATTGTGCCACGCCTCCGACGCCATTCTGTTTGGCAGTGTCGGCGGGCCCAAGTGGGATCTGCTGCCCGCCGAGGAGCGTCCCGAGCGCGGTGCGCTGTTGCCTTTGCGAAAAATCTTCGGGCTGTTCTGCAACTTCCGGCCTGCCATCGTGTTTCCGTCTTTGACCTCGGCTTCTTCACTCAAGGAAGAAATTATAGCCGGAGGTTTCGATATCCTGGTTGTCCGCGAGCTGACCGGGGATGTATATTTCGCCCAGCCCAAAGGGATCGAGGGCGAAGGCTCTCAGCGGCGCGGTTTTGATACCATGGCTTATTCAGCATACGAGATCGAGCGAATCGCGCGCGTCGCTTTTGAAGCCGCCGGCAAGAGAGGCAAAAAACTCGTGTCCATCGATAAGGCGAATGTCCTGTCGAGTTCGGTGCTGTGGCGCGAAGTGGTGGAACAGGTTGCCGCCGACTACCCCGATGTCGCCCTGACCCATATGTATGTCGATAACGCCGCCATGCAGCTGGTCAAGAATCCCAAGCAGTTCGACGTGGTTTTGTGCCCCAATATGTTTGGTGACATTCTGTCTGACGAGGCCGCCATGCTGACCGGCTCTCTGGGGATGTTGCCATCTGCCTCGCTGGCGGAAGGCACCTTCGGCATGTACGAACCTGCCGGCGGCAGCGCGCCGGACATCGCCGGTAAAAATGTTGCCAATCCCGTTGCCCAGATTTTATCGGCGGCAATGCTGCTGCGGTATTCATGCGGTCTGCCCGAGGCCGCGGAATGTATTGAAAAAGCAGTGGAAAACTGTCTTGCCAAAGGGTTGCGCACTCAGGATATATTCCAGAATGCGAGCGGTGAGCAGTTGGTTTCCACCAGCGCCATGGGCGATGCGGTGGTGGCTGAAATTAACCGGGCGTAA
- a CDS encoding DUF2065 domain-containing protein, translating to MVDFMVTVMGVVLIVEGMPWFVSPAGMKKMLLGFLRIPDRIMRGMGLLLMASGLLLVYLVKG from the coding sequence ATGGTCGATTTTATGGTGACGGTGATGGGGGTGGTGCTGATCGTCGAGGGCATGCCCTGGTTTGTTTCGCCTGCCGGTATGAAAAAAATGCTGCTTGGCTTTTTGCGCATACCCGATCGCATCATGCGCGGTATGGGACTGTTGCTTATGGCAAGCGGGTTGCTGCTGGTGTATCTGGTTAAAGGATGA
- the truA gene encoding tRNA pseudouridine(38-40) synthase TruA → MSVVRLVIEYDGTQYVGWQIQPNGLAVQQVVEDALARICGVRHRLVSSGRTDAGVHARGMVAHFVTDKLLPMRAYRDGVNRHLPADIAVRDAALACDDFHARYSARSKWYRYSIYRAAVRSPMACRFSWQVRGRLDVQAMREAAELFVGRHDFSAFRASGCAARTTVRELFSVDLVEEDPLLQVDVRGEGFLRNMVRIMVGTLVEVGLGSRSPCEIEDMLSAGGRDRAGVTAPPQGLCLMAVDYAGQDVFPGQKCLDMSETFR, encoded by the coding sequence ATGAGCGTCGTGCGGCTTGTCATAGAGTACGACGGCACGCAATACGTGGGCTGGCAGATTCAACCCAACGGCCTCGCCGTGCAGCAGGTGGTTGAGGATGCTCTGGCGCGCATCTGCGGAGTCAGGCATCGGCTGGTTTCCTCCGGCCGTACCGATGCGGGGGTTCACGCACGCGGCATGGTGGCGCATTTCGTCACGGATAAACTTTTGCCGATGCGCGCTTATCGTGATGGCGTCAACCGGCACCTTCCGGCGGATATCGCCGTGCGCGACGCAGCGCTGGCATGCGATGATTTTCACGCCCGTTACAGCGCCAGATCCAAGTGGTATCGTTACAGTATTTATCGCGCTGCGGTGCGATCCCCCATGGCCTGCCGTTTCAGCTGGCAGGTGCGTGGGCGACTGGATGTCCAGGCCATGCGTGAGGCCGCCGAACTGTTTGTCGGGCGACATGATTTTTCGGCGTTTCGCGCCAGCGGCTGTGCGGCCCGCACAACGGTGCGAGAGCTTTTCTCCGTCGATCTGGTTGAGGAAGATCCTTTGCTGCAGGTGGATGTGCGCGGTGAAGGTTTTTTGCGGAACATGGTGCGCATCATGGTCGGGACCCTGGTCGAGGTCGGCCTGGGAAGCAGGTCGCCTTGCGAAATTGAAGATATGCTGTCGGCTGGGGGCAGGGATCGTGCCGGGGTCACGGCTCCGCCCCAGGGGCTTTGCCTGATGGCGGTCGATTACGCCGGGCAGGATGTTTTTCCCGGGCAAAAATGCCTTGACATGTCTGAAACGTTCCGCTAA
- the queA gene encoding tRNA preQ1(34) S-adenosylmethionine ribosyltransferase-isomerase QueA: MRLNDFDFELPEALIAQHPLQERQSSRLMVLNRETQQAQLARFAEIVDWFRAGDVLVVNDTRVIPARLLGRKETGGRIEVFLVRRLPGDDETWACLTRCSKSPRTGMRLCFGEGLEGVVTEGGASPYRHVRFECPGDFAAVLGRVGRIPLPPYIRREATEEDHIRYQTVFARAAGAVAAPTAGLHFTGGILQALRTRGVDIRTLTLHVGLGTFLPVRTDNLAEHRMHEENYIVPADTAAAVNLAKQEGRRVIALGTTSTRTLEYAVDDRGRLCEGQGSCDLFIRPGFDFRIIDGLITNFHLPCSTLLMLVAAFAGRDFVLEAYRRAVAERFRFFSYGDCMLIL; encoded by the coding sequence ATGCGTCTGAATGATTTCGATTTCGAACTTCCGGAAGCGCTGATTGCCCAGCACCCTTTGCAGGAACGCCAGTCCTCCCGACTGATGGTTCTTAACCGGGAAACGCAACAGGCACAGCTGGCGCGCTTCGCCGAAATCGTCGACTGGTTTCGCGCAGGGGACGTGCTTGTTGTCAACGATACACGGGTGATTCCTGCGCGTCTTCTGGGCCGCAAGGAGACTGGCGGACGTATCGAGGTGTTTCTGGTGCGGCGCCTGCCTGGCGACGATGAGACCTGGGCCTGCCTGACCCGGTGTTCCAAGTCGCCTCGCACCGGCATGCGCCTGTGTTTCGGGGAAGGACTTGAGGGTGTCGTTACCGAAGGAGGCGCTTCTCCCTACCGGCATGTGCGTTTCGAATGCCCCGGAGACTTTGCCGCGGTCCTTGGCCGGGTCGGACGAATTCCGCTTCCGCCTTATATCCGACGGGAAGCCACCGAAGAAGATCATATCCGCTATCAAACCGTCTTCGCCAGAGCGGCGGGTGCCGTTGCCGCACCCACCGCCGGCCTTCATTTTACCGGGGGAATCCTTCAGGCTCTGCGGACCAGGGGGGTCGATATCCGCACTTTGACGCTGCATGTCGGGCTTGGGACTTTTCTGCCGGTGCGCACCGATAATCTGGCCGAACATCGCATGCACGAGGAAAATTACATTGTGCCGGCGGATACCGCGGCGGCTGTCAATCTTGCCAAGCAGGAGGGGCGGCGTGTCATTGCTCTTGGCACTACCAGTACGCGCACCCTGGAATACGCTGTCGATGACCGTGGCAGGCTGTGCGAGGGGCAGGGCAGTTGCGACCTGTTTATCCGGCCCGGCTTTGACTTCCGGATTATAGACGGGCTGATAACCAACTTCCATTTACCCTGCTCAACTTTGCTGATGCTGGTAGCGGCTTTTGCAGGCCGGGATTTTGTCCTCGAGGCTTACCGAAGGGCCGTGGCCGAGCGTTTTCGTTTTTTCAGCTATGGCGATTGTATGTTGATCCTCTGA
- a CDS encoding aspartate-semialdehyde dehydrogenase, giving the protein MSKLFNVAVAGATGAVGNQMLEVLAERNFPIGELRLLASERSEGKFLEFRGEQLVVQKLGRDSFKGIDIALFSAGGSRSEEFCPIAAASGAVCVDNSSAWRMDPEVPLVVPEVNPADVALYTNKGIIANPNCSTIQMMVALKPLHDYAKIKRIVVSTYQAVSGTGRNAIEELRIQSGELLNGRPAECKVYPHQIAFNCLPHIDVFLDNGYTKEEMKMVNETRKILGDNALRVTATTVRVPVFYCHSEAVNIETEKPLSAAKARELLAAAPGVRVVDDVANLLYPTAIDAAGQDLTYVGRIREDESIDNGLNLWVVADNLRKGAATNAVQIAELLAAKYL; this is encoded by the coding sequence ATGTCCAAGTTGTTCAATGTCGCGGTCGCCGGAGCTACCGGCGCCGTGGGTAATCAGATGCTGGAAGTGTTGGCCGAGCGTAATTTTCCCATCGGGGAGCTGCGTTTGCTGGCGTCCGAACGTTCCGAAGGGAAATTTCTGGAATTCAGGGGCGAGCAACTGGTTGTGCAGAAACTTGGCAGGGATTCTTTCAAGGGTATCGATATCGCCCTGTTCAGCGCCGGCGGTTCGCGCAGTGAGGAATTCTGTCCCATCGCCGCGGCTTCCGGGGCGGTCTGCGTTGATAATTCCAGTGCCTGGCGCATGGATCCCGAAGTCCCTTTGGTGGTTCCCGAAGTCAACCCGGCGGATGTTGCCCTGTATACCAATAAAGGTATCATCGCCAACCCCAACTGTTCCACTATCCAGATGATGGTTGCCCTCAAGCCGCTGCATGACTACGCTAAAATCAAGCGTATCGTTGTTTCTACCTATCAGGCCGTGTCCGGCACCGGACGAAATGCCATCGAGGAGCTGCGCATTCAATCCGGCGAGTTGCTCAACGGTCGTCCTGCCGAGTGCAAGGTGTATCCTCATCAGATTGCCTTTAATTGCCTGCCGCACATTGATGTCTTCCTTGATAACGGCTATACCAAGGAAGAAATGAAAATGGTCAACGAAACCAGAAAAATTCTCGGCGACAACGCCTTGCGTGTTACCGCCACCACGGTTCGGGTTCCGGTGTTTTACTGCCATAGCGAAGCGGTCAATATCGAAACCGAAAAACCGCTGTCCGCGGCCAAGGCCCGCGAACTTCTGGCTGCGGCTCCGGGCGTCCGGGTGGTTGATGATGTTGCCAATCTGCTTTATCCGACCGCGATTGATGCCGCCGGGCAGGATCTTACCTACGTGGGCCGTATTCGTGAGGACGAGTCGATCGACAACGGTCTGAATCTGTGGGTGGTTGCCGACAATCTTCGCAAGGGCGCCGCCACCAATGCGGTTCAGATCGCTGAATTGCTTGCGGCCAAATATCTGTAA
- the yajC gene encoding preprotein translocase subunit YajC: MFWISEAHAMASPPGGQSNPYSTIIMLVLMFGIFYFLLIRPQQKRAKEHKQLVDGLKVGDQIVTAGGIHGKVASVQDNIVSLEVATGVKIRVNRSSIVSVEQG, translated from the coding sequence ATGTTCTGGATTTCCGAAGCCCATGCCATGGCATCGCCCCCCGGCGGTCAGTCCAACCCCTACAGTACCATTATCATGCTGGTGCTGATGTTCGGCATCTTTTACTTTCTCCTGATCCGGCCACAGCAGAAACGTGCCAAAGAGCATAAACAACTGGTTGACGGACTCAAGGTCGGCGATCAGATCGTCACCGCCGGTGGCATTCACGGCAAGGTCGCCAGTGTGCAGGACAACATCGTGTCCCTCGAAGTTGCCACGGGCGTCAAAATCAGGGTCAATCGTTCCTCCATCGTGAGTGTGGAACAGGGCTGA
- a CDS encoding energy-coupling factor transporter transmembrane component T yields the protein MADARPSVAQKPFALDPRTRLVALAALLVGVFSAPGVKALLGISLPVLSLVLLCGVPRQRLLRRCFSLRWLFAGVLLMHLLLGSGRTLGGVAFLSLDGFYEGVLIVWRLGLASLCSAVFCWTTSPACLMQALRLNMGRLGRLPAAGFLSRHVALVFLWLPLVQDALSSAKKPDRNPGRPWFARFGDAVESFFLLMDGLFQKVDMIAVNVHCESGLSFSAEVSAGARMAMADRLVLLASAVFVPCWLWGVR from the coding sequence GTGGCAGACGCACGGCCGTCCGTGGCGCAAAAACCCTTCGCACTCGACCCCCGCACCAGGCTGGTGGCTCTGGCAGCTTTGCTGGTTGGCGTTTTTTCGGCCCCTGGCGTCAAGGCTCTGCTGGGTATCAGTCTGCCGGTTCTGAGCCTGGTGCTGCTGTGTGGTGTCCCCCGGCAACGACTGTTGCGGCGGTGCTTTTCCTTACGCTGGCTGTTTGCCGGAGTACTTCTGATGCACCTTCTGCTGGGCAGCGGACGGACGCTGGGTGGCGTGGCCTTTCTGTCTTTGGATGGATTTTACGAGGGCGTTTTGATTGTCTGGCGGCTGGGCCTGGCATCGCTTTGTTCCGCTGTATTCTGTTGGACCACGTCGCCTGCCTGCCTCATGCAGGCCCTGCGGTTGAACATGGGCAGGCTCGGGCGGTTGCCCGCGGCGGGTTTTCTGAGCCGTCATGTGGCTCTCGTGTTTTTATGGTTGCCTCTGGTTCAGGATGCGCTATCCTCGGCGAAGAAGCCTGATCGTAACCCGGGGCGTCCCTGGTTTGCGCGGTTCGGCGATGCCGTGGAGTCCTTTTTCCTGTTGATGGATGGCCTGTTTCAGAAAGTTGATATGATAGCCGTGAACGTGCATTGCGAATCGGGGCTGTCTTTTTCCGCCGAGGTATCCGCCGGGGCTCGAATGGCTATGGCCGACCGTCTGGTATTGCTGGCATCCGCGGTTTTTGTGCCGTGCTGGTTGTGGGGTGTGCGATGA
- the tgt gene encoding tRNA guanosine(34) transglycosylase Tgt encodes MKGFRFELLTQDSGSQARRGRMTTRRGVVETPVFMPVGTQGTVKAILPEDLKAEGAQIILANTYHLFLRPGHERIQRLGGLHSFMHWTGPILTDSGGFQVFSLGKLCKISEDGVRFQSHLDGSRQVLTPEVSIAVQEALGADIIMVFDECIPYPSSREYVADSTALSQRWALRSKNARSRRDGAALFGIVQGGMYPDLRRQSAEALVEIGFDGYALGGLSVGEEAERMYEMMDIALPLLPQQCPRYVMGVGTPENLIEGIARGVDMFDCVMPTRNARNGTLFTSFGKISIKQARYADDNGPVDPACGCYVCRNYSRAYLRHLYQSNEILASMLNTRHNLHYYLDLMRQARLAIEQGRFGAFRADFHRRRHDDGSQD; translated from the coding sequence GTGAAGGGTTTCAGGTTCGAATTGCTTACGCAGGACTCCGGCAGCCAGGCGCGGCGTGGCCGCATGACGACCCGCCGGGGCGTGGTGGAAACGCCTGTTTTCATGCCGGTGGGCACCCAGGGCACGGTCAAGGCCATACTGCCCGAGGATCTCAAGGCGGAAGGTGCGCAGATCATTCTGGCCAACACCTACCATTTGTTTTTGCGCCCTGGCCACGAGCGCATCCAACGGCTCGGCGGCCTGCATTCCTTTATGCACTGGACCGGTCCGATCCTGACCGACAGCGGCGGGTTCCAGGTGTTCAGCCTCGGCAAGCTGTGCAAGATCAGCGAGGACGGCGTGCGCTTTCAGTCCCACCTCGACGGCTCCCGGCAGGTTCTCACGCCGGAGGTGTCCATCGCGGTGCAGGAAGCCCTCGGGGCGGATATCATCATGGTCTTCGACGAGTGCATTCCCTATCCTTCGAGTCGCGAATACGTTGCGGACTCCACCGCCCTTTCCCAGCGTTGGGCACTGCGTTCCAAAAACGCCCGCAGCCGCCGGGATGGGGCTGCCCTGTTCGGCATCGTGCAGGGAGGCATGTATCCGGATTTGCGGCGCCAGAGCGCCGAAGCTCTCGTGGAGATCGGTTTTGACGGCTATGCCCTCGGTGGTCTGTCCGTCGGTGAAGAGGCCGAGCGCATGTACGAGATGATGGATATCGCGCTGCCGCTGCTGCCGCAGCAGTGCCCGCGTTATGTCATGGGTGTCGGAACGCCGGAAAACCTTATCGAGGGCATAGCGCGCGGCGTGGATATGTTCGACTGCGTGATGCCGACACGCAACGCCCGTAACGGCACGCTGTTTACTTCCTTTGGAAAAATCAGCATCAAGCAGGCGCGTTATGCCGATGACAATGGCCCCGTCGATCCGGCCTGCGGGTGTTATGTGTGCCGTAACTACAGTCGCGCCTATTTGCGCCATCTGTATCAAAGTAACGAGATTCTGGCTTCGATGCTCAACACGCGGCATAATCTCCATTATTATCTCGATTTGATGCGTCAGGCGCGGCTTGCCATCGAACAGGGGCGCTTTGGCGCCTTTCGCGCCGATTTCCACAGGCGCCGCCACGATGACGGATCGCAGGACTGA
- the argC gene encoding N-acetyl-gamma-glutamyl-phosphate reductase: protein MVRVAIVGASGYTGVELLRLLLNHPRVEITCVTSRQNAGTPIVSVFPSLLGRIDLAFDPVDLDTIIRKSDFVFTALPHKAAMLVVPELLKAGKKVVDLSADYRLRDVAVYEAWYDKHTSPELLGEAIYGLPELFRENIRGVRLVANPGCYPTSVALALAPLLEKMLIDPHSLIIDSKSGTSGAGRTAKLGSLYCEVNEGFKAYGVASHRHTPEIEQTLGQLAGQPVRVSFTPHLLPVSRGILSTCYATLTQPMDTAQLQGLFARRYADEPFVRVHPKGELPNILHVRGSNFCNLGVVGDPRTGRVIVVSVIDNLLKGAASQAVQNMNIMLDWEEDCGLKDLPLYP from the coding sequence ATGGTCAGAGTTGCCATTGTCGGCGCCAGTGGTTATACCGGTGTCGAACTGCTTCGGTTGCTGCTTAATCATCCGCGGGTCGAAATTACCTGCGTGACTTCCCGTCAGAATGCCGGAACGCCCATTGTCAGTGTTTTCCCTTCACTGCTCGGACGTATCGATCTGGCCTTTGATCCGGTCGACCTCGATACCATCATCCGAAAATCCGACTTCGTATTTACCGCACTGCCTCACAAGGCCGCCATGCTTGTGGTTCCCGAATTGCTCAAGGCCGGCAAAAAAGTTGTCGATCTGTCCGCGGATTACCGCCTGCGCGATGTTGCCGTTTATGAGGCATGGTACGACAAACATACCAGCCCCGAGTTGCTGGGCGAGGCGATCTATGGGCTCCCTGAGCTTTTTCGCGAGAATATTCGCGGCGTACGTCTGGTGGCCAATCCGGGTTGCTATCCGACCAGTGTCGCTTTGGCGCTGGCCCCGTTGCTGGAAAAGATGCTGATCGATCCACACAGCCTGATCATTGACAGCAAGTCGGGTACCAGCGGAGCCGGACGTACCGCAAAGCTCGGCAGCCTGTATTGCGAGGTCAATGAAGGTTTCAAAGCCTACGGTGTGGCTTCGCATCGCCACACTCCGGAAATCGAGCAGACCCTCGGCCAGTTGGCGGGGCAGCCGGTTCGCGTCAGCTTTACACCGCACCTGTTGCCGGTCAGCCGTGGCATTTTGTCCACCTGTTACGCAACCTTGACGCAGCCCATGGATACGGCGCAGCTGCAGGGATTGTTCGCGCGGCGTTATGCCGATGAACCTTTTGTGCGGGTTCACCCAAAGGGCGAATTACCCAATATACTCCATGTGCGCGGCAGCAATTTCTGTAATCTCGGCGTTGTCGGGGACCCTCGCACCGGCCGTGTCATCGTCGTCTCGGTTATCGATAACCTGCTCAAGGGCGCGGCCAGCCAGGCGGTGCAGAATATGAACATCATGCTGGACTGGGAGGAAGATTGCGGGCTGAAGGATCTTCCCCTGTATCCCTGA
- a CDS encoding YgiQ family radical SAM protein translates to MNTRVHPGNLYAPDRSPLFLPTSRREMEDLGWDELDVLFVSGDAYVDHPAFGVALLARFLFSHGFRVGILPQPDWRRGDAFRVMGRPRLFGAVSAGAMDSMVNHYTAARKLRHNDAYTPGGQAGARPNRAVIAYTAALKSAYKGLPVVIGGIEASLRRLAHYDYWSDKVRRSVLADAKADMLIYGMAETSLLELARRCAAGSRPAQILDLPASAVMVSQAPAGTVELPSYETVCQDASAFNDAFMRAAAEADPYRGRRVAQHHGERWVLVNPPALPLDQQQLDALYALPFSRLPHPGYTDPIPAFEQIRYSITSHRGCFGGCAFCAIASHQGKTIQSRSEASILAEAARMAESEGFRGTITDVGGPSANMYGAHCGNAEARRNCRRQGCLFPEPCKHLVAEDKAIAAMLKKIGALPNVRHVFVASGVRLDLLEQQPAYSRQLLERHISGLLKVAPETLSGKVAKIMRKPGPAIFLRFLHGFRLFNREQGRRQAIVPYLIAGHPGCTLGDMVDTALFLKENGLRVEQVQEFTPTPGTLATCMYHTGIDPETGRSVHVARGDRERRLQKALLLWHLPEQRTSIMHALQSCGRLDAADRLLGKGVDKRRQISASASARRHGKKSGQNRKSE, encoded by the coding sequence ATTAACACGCGCGTCCATCCAGGCAACCTTTATGCGCCGGATCGTTCTCCGCTTTTCCTGCCGACCAGTCGGCGGGAAATGGAGGACCTAGGCTGGGACGAACTCGATGTCCTGTTTGTCAGTGGCGATGCCTATGTCGATCATCCGGCATTTGGCGTGGCGCTGCTGGCGCGGTTTCTCTTTAGTCATGGGTTTCGGGTCGGCATCCTCCCCCAGCCGGACTGGAGACGTGGCGATGCTTTTCGTGTCATGGGCCGGCCGCGACTGTTTGGGGCGGTTTCCGCCGGCGCCATGGATTCCATGGTGAACCATTACACGGCTGCGCGCAAGCTGCGCCACAACGATGCCTATACACCCGGAGGGCAGGCCGGGGCCCGCCCCAACCGCGCGGTCATCGCTTATACCGCGGCACTCAAGAGCGCCTACAAAGGGCTTCCGGTGGTCATCGGCGGGATTGAAGCCAGCCTGCGCCGTCTGGCGCATTACGATTACTGGTCGGACAAAGTACGCCGTTCGGTGCTGGCCGATGCCAAAGCCGATATGCTGATTTACGGCATGGCGGAGACCAGTCTTCTGGAGCTGGCGCGGCGCTGCGCGGCCGGAAGCCGTCCTGCTCAAATTCTGGACCTCCCCGCATCGGCGGTCATGGTTTCACAGGCGCCTGCGGGAACCGTCGAACTGCCTTCCTATGAAACCGTGTGCCAGGACGCGTCGGCTTTCAATGACGCTTTCATGCGTGCGGCAGCTGAAGCCGACCCTTACCGGGGGCGTCGTGTCGCACAGCATCACGGCGAGCGCTGGGTCCTTGTCAACCCTCCGGCTTTACCCCTCGACCAACAGCAGCTGGACGCATTGTATGCCTTGCCGTTCAGTCGCCTGCCGCATCCCGGTTACACCGACCCGATTCCAGCCTTTGAACAGATCCGCTACTCCATAACCAGCCACCGGGGATGTTTTGGCGGCTGTGCCTTCTGTGCCATTGCCTCCCATCAGGGAAAAACAATACAGTCCCGTTCCGAAGCTTCCATTCTGGCCGAAGCCGCCAGGATGGCTGAATCCGAAGGTTTTCGGGGCACAATCACCGATGTCGGCGGACCATCCGCCAATATGTACGGTGCGCATTGTGGCAATGCCGAGGCGCGCCGCAACTGCCGCCGCCAGGGCTGCCTGTTTCCCGAACCCTGCAAGCATCTCGTGGCCGAAGATAAAGCCATCGCCGCGATGTTGAAAAAAATCGGGGCGTTGCCCAACGTGCGTCACGTGTTCGTCGCATCCGGCGTGCGTCTCGATCTCCTGGAGCAACAGCCGGCCTATTCCCGGCAACTGCTGGAACGGCACATCAGCGGCCTGCTCAAGGTCGCGCCGGAAACCTTGAGCGGCAAGGTGGCGAAGATCATGCGCAAGCCGGGACCGGCTATTTTCCTGCGTTTTCTGCATGGTTTTCGCTTGTTTAATCGCGAGCAGGGCAGGCGACAGGCGATAGTTCCCTATCTTATCGCCGGGCACCCCGGTTGCACCCTGGGGGACATGGTCGACACCGCACTGTTTTTAAAGGAGAACGGGTTGCGTGTCGAACAGGTGCAGGAATTTACGCCGACGCCGGGAACGCTGGCAACCTGCATGTATCACACCGGCATCGACCCCGAGACCGGAAGATCGGTCCATGTTGCCAGGGGCGATCGGGAAAGGCGCCTGCAAAAAGCCTTGCTGCTGTGGCACCTGCCGGAACAGCGAACCAGTATCATGCATGCATTGCAAAGCTGCGGCCGCCTTGATGCAGCAGATCGGCTGCTGGGTAAGGGGGTGGATAAACGCCGCCAGATTTCCGCTTCCGCCAGTGCCAGACGACATGGAAAAAAATCTGGCCAGAACCGCAAATCCGAATAA